From a single Okeanomitos corallinicola TIOX110 genomic region:
- a CDS encoding RuBisCO accumulation factor 1, translating to MTELPSNTQDTENATNDTAQELLVKLRQKQGNWVEWGHAIAQLQKSAYNPQEIFEATGFEPIQQNQVIVGAQVYSSLEKFGASADTLAYYGQRASDILYELRLLTQEDRATAADLIFYHKLDVDEAREVAKAIKDFSRFSTPPQGFTNHPGDAVAYQVWKLARQNSDLQERSRLIAKGLRFVNSPTARKQIEQLLTDFTVVPQRPAPLLPFFRLESDEELPRIVPVVGELPLTPQAVQSVPIITEVEPFKIVKFAGEQALVSLPGWQILRASEDPVVIIASSDIFPSPTQTRIEPVLVVIDRAQTDWDASSYFAFDNSGEVDFQWFETAPENTLLGKIIIILRPKKVLDEEFTKDAWQIDE from the coding sequence ATGACTGAACTACCATCTAACACTCAAGATACTGAGAATGCTACTAATGATACCGCACAGGAACTATTAGTCAAACTTAGACAAAAACAAGGTAATTGGGTGGAATGGGGTCATGCGATCGCCCAACTACAAAAAAGCGCTTATAACCCCCAGGAAATCTTTGAAGCGACTGGATTTGAGCCAATTCAACAAAATCAGGTAATTGTTGGCGCTCAGGTTTACAGTTCTTTAGAAAAGTTTGGTGCATCAGCAGATACCCTGGCATATTATGGTCAAAGAGCTAGTGATATTCTCTATGAACTGCGGTTACTAACTCAAGAAGACCGAGCTACCGCTGCTGATTTGATTTTTTACCATAAACTAGATGTAGACGAAGCGCGGGAAGTTGCTAAAGCAATTAAAGATTTTTCTCGGTTTTCTACTCCCCCCCAAGGTTTTACCAACCATCCAGGGGATGCAGTAGCTTATCAAGTTTGGAAATTAGCTAGACAAAACTCTGATTTACAAGAGAGATCACGCTTAATTGCTAAGGGTTTGCGCTTTGTAAATTCCCCCACAGCTAGGAAACAAATAGAACAACTATTAACAGATTTTACCGTAGTTCCCCAACGTCCTGCTCCACTTCTGCCCTTTTTCCGCCTAGAATCAGACGAAGAATTGCCCAGAATCGTACCTGTGGTGGGAGAATTACCGCTAACACCCCAAGCTGTTCAAAGTGTACCCATAATTACGGAAGTTGAACCATTTAAAATAGTCAAATTTGCTGGGGAACAAGCATTGGTATCTTTACCTGGTTGGCAAATATTAAGAGCATCAGAAGATCCAGTAGTAATTATTGCCAGTAGTGATATTTTTCCCAGTCCTACCCAAACTCGAATAGAACCAGTTTTAGTAGTAATAGATCGCGCTCAAACAGATTGGGATGCTTCCAGTTATTTTGCATTTGATAATTCTGGAGAAGTTGATTTTCAATGGTTTGAAACTGCACCAGAAAACACTTTGTTAGGGAAAATAATTATTATTTTACGTCCTAAGAAGGTTCTCGATGAAGAATTTACTAAAGATGCTTGGCAAATTGATGAGTAA
- a CDS encoding diguanylate cyclase yields MENKLLSQQTVYPGNLLSHITDRISQTSDLSDILAATVAEIRTFLNIDRVKIYRFDSDGSGEVIAESINGDRLPSLLGLHFPAGDIPPQAREMFVQSRQRIIVDVASGKKTLSRIKSPGTPESNNQQEIRYTAVDTCHLQYLKTMGVAASLAIPILYHNHLWGLMVAHHTQPRPFTGQELQIVQLLVDQLLIAIAQNHLFIQAQQQAQQELAISKIKNWLGSSLDQEDTHQSILQHIVTALEGNGARLYITADMAKRPAQIYTCGEQPQNNLIEENKIWQRLMGWQGVLALSHRQPSEVMRTGEKTEYSIHQTRAVYCYTIADFQQDNQLKSLASFFDNTLIKSLLIIPLQYQQQYLGCLTVFRPEIETETLWAGRSNPDNRNLLPRESFQAWREIKTGQAQSWHQNEIKLAQAFGLHLYIAIMQQRVENLLRHHISNDILTGLPNRLLFDELLALSLVNIQQRGGVLAVMCLDLDRFKAINDNLGHVVGDRLLQTVAERIKNCLGEKDTVARWGDDEFTLLLPQINCTDDATKMAQQLLDVIAQPFYIDTQELHITASIGIALAPYDGEEAETLLKHADTTLNRAKQQGKNNYLLYTATMNSTSFERLVLGNNLYKALSRKELLLHYQPQIDLKTGQIVGMEALVRWHHPDMGLISPAQFIPLAEETGLICDIGEWVLRTACTQNRQWQLAGLPPLRVAVNLSARQFQQTNLVQTITKILQETQLEPQYLELEITESLLMQDVDFTVSALRELQALGIHISMDDFGTGYSSLSLLMYFPLSSLKIDKSFVSNLNKSSSNSAIINSVISLGHGLNLTLVAEGVESLDQLEFLRLANCDIVQGYLLSKPLNGENATKFLLEKSPQKAQSILGKNIKSDQTQPIPSNEAERLIALDKYQILDTPADTNFDNLTRLLARLCETPIAFISIIDKERQWFKSKQGLTINETPRAIAFCSHTICQNDLLIVPDTLIDPQFADNPLVTSYPKLRFYAGAPLVTREGFALGTLCVADYVPRKLTPEQEETLKILAVQVITTLELYRNQIEELDFKKQLHQPNKLSQVQEKLAETLTLYKQKEKELVERVNLAQLSSNIANIIGQHKKLLLLLQSCTNTLTQHLDIAFAGIWIKNPVRETMDLEASSALSIYTDDLSYSLPISEFQINWIAKNCQLFQSNQLLNEVDLIDREWVKRERLQAFAGYPLIIDNSVIGVMTVFSRQKLTSKATNQLAIIADDISRCIEYKQTEELLQQQNQRERLVANITQRILQSLDLDEIMNTTVKEVRQFLQTDRVIIYRFKEDWTGVVAMESVAEGIQSIIYSLIDEPCFRKVYVSQYRQGRVRAIDDIYTAGIGKCHLDLLAEFQVRANLVVPIIQGEKLWGLLIAHHCTSPRHWRELEINLLTQLATQVAIAIKQSELYQQVQRQATIDGLTQISNRRRFDEYFQQVWQQMATRQTPLSIILCDIDFFKLYNDRYGHPAGDDCLRQVANAIHKAGNRPGDLVARYGGEEFVLVLPNTSATGAMQLAERIRAEVQALQIPHEKSGVNDHVTLSLGVASIIPAASFTPSCLIATADEALYQAKAQGRDCLHLISHLSY; encoded by the coding sequence ATGGAAAATAAATTACTTTCTCAGCAAACAGTCTATCCAGGAAACCTACTCAGTCATATCACTGATCGTATTTCTCAAACTTCAGATTTATCAGATATTTTGGCGGCTACCGTCGCAGAAATACGTACATTTTTAAATATAGATAGAGTTAAAATTTACCGCTTTGATAGTGATGGTAGTGGGGAAGTAATAGCCGAGTCAATCAATGGCGATCGCCTACCATCATTATTAGGATTACACTTTCCCGCTGGAGATATTCCTCCCCAAGCCAGAGAAATGTTTGTCCAATCTCGTCAGCGGATCATCGTAGACGTAGCATCTGGAAAAAAGACTCTCAGCCGCATCAAGTCACCAGGAACACCGGAAAGTAACAATCAACAAGAGATTCGCTATACAGCCGTAGATACTTGTCATCTGCAATATCTGAAAACCATGGGTGTGGCCGCTTCCCTAGCCATCCCAATTTTATACCATAATCACCTGTGGGGTTTGATGGTAGCCCATCACACTCAACCTCGACCTTTTACAGGACAGGAATTGCAGATAGTCCAACTTTTAGTAGATCAATTACTAATAGCGATCGCTCAAAATCACCTATTTATACAAGCTCAACAACAGGCACAACAAGAATTAGCAATTAGCAAAATTAAAAACTGGCTGGGTTCTTCACTAGATCAAGAAGATACTCACCAATCCATACTGCAACACATTGTGACTGCCTTGGAAGGTAACGGCGCGAGACTATACATTACCGCTGACATGGCAAAACGCCCAGCACAGATATACACCTGCGGAGAACAACCCCAAAATAACCTGATTGAAGAAAACAAAATTTGGCAACGTTTAATGGGATGGCAAGGCGTACTAGCTTTAAGTCACCGTCAACCCTCAGAAGTAATGAGAACTGGAGAAAAAACTGAATATTCCATTCATCAAACCCGCGCAGTTTACTGTTACACAATCGCCGACTTTCAACAAGATAACCAACTTAAATCCCTAGCTAGTTTCTTTGACAATACCCTGATCAAATCCTTACTGATTATCCCCCTACAATATCAACAGCAGTATTTAGGCTGCCTGACAGTTTTCCGCCCAGAAATTGAAACAGAAACCCTATGGGCAGGACGTTCCAACCCCGATAATCGGAACTTGCTCCCCCGTGAATCTTTTCAGGCTTGGCGAGAAATCAAAACCGGACAAGCTCAATCTTGGCATCAAAACGAAATCAAACTAGCCCAAGCCTTTGGACTACATTTGTATATTGCCATCATGCAGCAACGGGTAGAAAACTTGCTGCGCCATCATATCTCCAATGATATACTCACAGGCTTACCAAATCGGCTCTTATTTGATGAACTGCTGGCCTTATCCTTAGTGAATATTCAGCAACGGGGGGGAGTGCTGGCAGTAATGTGTTTAGATTTAGATCGGTTCAAAGCCATCAATGATAATTTAGGTCACGTAGTTGGCGATCGCCTCTTGCAAACCGTAGCCGAAAGAATCAAAAACTGCTTAGGAGAAAAAGACACAGTCGCCCGGTGGGGAGATGACGAATTTACCCTACTGCTACCACAAATTAATTGCACTGATGATGCCACCAAAATGGCCCAACAACTGTTAGATGTCATTGCCCAACCCTTTTACATAGACACCCAAGAACTACACATCACCGCCAGTATCGGTATTGCCCTAGCACCCTACGATGGGGAAGAAGCTGAAACCCTCCTTAAACACGCAGACACCACCCTCAACCGTGCCAAACAACAGGGAAAAAATAACTATCTGTTATACACAGCTACCATGAATTCCACCTCCTTTGAGCGATTGGTACTAGGTAACAACCTTTACAAAGCTCTGAGTAGAAAGGAATTACTCCTCCACTACCAACCACAAATAGACCTAAAAACAGGTCAAATTGTCGGCATGGAAGCCTTAGTGCGGTGGCATCATCCAGACATGGGGCTGATTTCCCCGGCTCAATTTATCCCCTTAGCAGAAGAAACAGGATTGATCTGTGACATTGGTGAATGGGTATTACGTACAGCTTGTACTCAAAATCGTCAATGGCAATTAGCTGGACTGCCACCCTTACGAGTAGCAGTTAACCTTTCCGCCCGTCAATTCCAACAAACCAACTTAGTGCAAACAATCACTAAGATATTACAAGAAACCCAACTAGAACCCCAATATTTAGAACTGGAAATAACTGAAAGTTTATTAATGCAAGATGTAGATTTTACTGTTTCTGCCTTGCGAGAACTACAAGCTTTAGGAATTCACATTTCTATGGACGACTTTGGGACAGGTTATTCATCCCTGAGCTTGTTAATGTATTTTCCTCTGAGTAGTTTAAAAATAGATAAATCCTTCGTTAGTAACTTGAACAAAAGTTCCAGTAACTCTGCAATTATCAACTCTGTAATTTCCTTGGGTCATGGATTGAATTTAACCTTAGTAGCAGAAGGAGTAGAAAGTTTAGATCAACTAGAATTTCTCCGTTTAGCTAACTGTGATATTGTCCAAGGATATTTATTAAGTAAACCTCTGAATGGGGAAAATGCCACTAAATTTTTATTAGAGAAATCTCCCCAAAAAGCTCAAAGTATTCTGGGTAAAAATATTAAATCTGATCAAACTCAACCCATTCCTAGTAATGAAGCAGAAAGGTTAATAGCACTCGATAAATATCAAATTCTTGATACTCCCGCCGATACCAATTTTGATAATTTGACTCGGTTATTAGCCCGATTATGTGAAACTCCCATTGCTTTTATCAGTATTATAGATAAAGAAAGACAGTGGTTTAAATCCAAACAAGGATTGACTATTAATGAAACTCCCAGAGCGATCGCCTTTTGCTCCCATACCATCTGTCAAAATGATTTATTAATTGTTCCTGATACTTTAATAGATCCACAATTTGCAGATAATCCCTTAGTTACATCCTATCCTAAATTACGTTTTTATGCAGGTGCGCCCTTAGTGACAAGAGAGGGTTTTGCTTTGGGTACTCTTTGTGTTGCTGACTATGTACCCAGAAAATTAACCCCAGAACAGGAAGAAACATTAAAAATTCTCGCAGTACAAGTAATCACAACTTTAGAACTTTACCGCAATCAAATCGAAGAGCTAGATTTTAAAAAACAGTTACATCAGCCGAATAAACTCAGTCAGGTACAAGAAAAACTGGCAGAAACATTAACTCTATATAAACAAAAAGAAAAAGAATTAGTTGAAAGAGTTAACCTAGCACAATTAAGTTCAAACATTGCTAATATTATTGGTCAACATAAAAAGTTATTACTACTGTTGCAAAGTTGTACAAATACCTTAACTCAACATTTAGATATTGCCTTTGCAGGAATTTGGATCAAAAATCCAGTTAGGGAAACTATGGATTTAGAAGCTAGTTCTGCCTTATCTATCTATACGGATGATTTATCTTATTCCCTCCCTATCAGTGAGTTTCAGATCAATTGGATTGCTAAAAATTGTCAACTATTTCAGAGTAATCAATTACTAAATGAAGTAGATTTAATTGATAGAGAATGGGTAAAACGAGAACGGTTACAAGCTTTCGCTGGCTACCCGTTAATCATAGATAATTCCGTAATTGGAGTTATGACAGTATTTAGCCGCCAAAAACTTACCTCCAAGGCTACAAATCAATTAGCTATCATTGCCGATGATATTAGCCGTTGTATAGAATATAAACAAACTGAAGAACTACTCCAACAACAGAATCAACGGGAAAGGTTAGTTGCCAATATTACTCAACGCATCCTTCAGTCTTTGGATCTCGATGAGATTATGAATACAACTGTGAAGGAAGTAAGGCAATTTCTGCAAACAGACCGAGTAATTATTTACCGCTTTAAGGAAGACTGGACTGGTGTAGTGGCAATGGAATCCGTTGCAGAGGGAATTCAATCAATTATCTATAGTTTGATTGACGAACCATGTTTTAGAAAAGTGTATGTGTCTCAGTATCGTCAAGGAAGAGTCAGAGCAATTGACGATATTTACACTGCGGGTATAGGTAAATGTCACTTAGATTTACTAGCAGAATTTCAGGTCAGAGCTAACTTAGTAGTGCCAATTATTCAAGGAGAAAAGTTATGGGGTTTGTTAATTGCCCATCATTGCACTAGTCCACGTCATTGGCGAGAACTGGAAATTAATTTGTTGACTCAGTTGGCCACACAGGTAGCGATCGCCATCAAACAATCAGAATTATATCAACAAGTACAACGTCAAGCCACAATTGATGGTTTAACCCAAATTTCCAACCGTCGCCGATTTGATGAATACTTCCAGCAAGTTTGGCAGCAGATGGCAACTAGACAAACACCTCTATCAATTATCTTGTGTGATATAGACTTTTTCAAACTTTACAATGATAGATATGGTCATCCAGCGGGAGATGATTGTTTACGCCAAGTTGCTAATGCTATTCACAAAGCCGGAAATCGTCCTGGTGATTTAGTCGCACGTTATGGTGGGGAAGAGTTTGTCCTTGTCCTGCCAAATACCTCCGCTACCGGGGCTATGCAACTAGCAGAACGCATCCGCGCTGAAGTGCAAGCCTTACAAATTCCCCATGAAAAATCTGGTGTGAATGATCATGTCACCCTCAGTTTAGGAGTTGCCAGTATTATTCCCGCTGCTAGTTTCACTCCTAGCTGTTTAATAGCCACTGCTGACGAAGCACTGTATCAAGCCAAAGCCCAGGGGCGTGATTGTTTACATTTAATTTCTCATCTGAGTTATTAA
- a CDS encoding glycosyltransferase family 39 protein has protein sequence MKNYQTYIYLTAVILLGTVLRFWHLDLKSLWLDEIITAIFSLGRNYSDIPLDVVFPIQQLPEIFTWQPGVSCSEIAENLANDSTHPPLFFCGMYGWLGWLNSWDINWVIKLRFLPALFGVTSIIAMYSVNSIAFSSKSGIMAALLMALSPFAVYLSQEARHYTLPMLLIILSLFFLIKIQQDIFLNHDSRFRFWLLWAVINSIGLYIHYFFTLSLNAEIFTLLLLIYRVREKIINFPKVCLYFILSISTIIIAFIPWVLIIFSHLRKSETNWLPSPQHVEPIYQTLLNWVLMIITLPVENQTLIIQVISGFLMVTFTLWMGYKVFKNLVSLWFNHTTHFSIFTFSSFIFFVLLQFFVIAYFLGKDITIVPRYSFVYYPSFCALFAVGLEKLKVSKYIFLSVGIISCIFVVNNLTFQKPFFPDQVARNMNLEPDIPLMLVIKYDNYQDVAGGLSFAVALENERSHNQQNQDSLAFIDNSFDLSNLDQKLANFSTPNKSQFNLWFIGSSIRRENFAPEFAITAKTMCNIDTNHYHRTGRFPYQLYRCNYR, from the coding sequence ATGAAAAATTATCAAACTTACATCTATTTAACTGCTGTGATTCTCTTGGGAACTGTACTACGATTTTGGCATTTAGATTTAAAATCACTCTGGTTAGATGAAATCATTACCGCTATTTTTAGCTTGGGTAGAAATTACAGTGATATACCTTTAGATGTTGTTTTTCCAATCCAACAATTACCAGAAATTTTTACTTGGCAGCCTGGAGTTAGTTGTTCAGAAATTGCTGAAAATTTGGCTAATGATTCTACCCATCCACCATTGTTTTTCTGTGGAATGTATGGGTGGTTAGGATGGTTAAATTCATGGGATATAAATTGGGTGATAAAATTGCGGTTTCTCCCTGCTTTATTTGGTGTAACTTCTATCATAGCAATGTACAGTGTTAATAGTATTGCCTTTTCTAGTAAATCTGGAATTATGGCAGCATTATTAATGGCTTTATCACCTTTTGCTGTTTATCTATCCCAAGAAGCAAGGCACTATACATTACCTATGCTTTTAATTATTTTATCATTATTTTTCCTGATTAAAATTCAACAAGATATCTTTTTAAATCATGATTCTCGATTTCGATTTTGGTTATTATGGGCAGTTATTAATAGTATTGGGCTTTATATTCACTATTTTTTTACTCTCTCTCTCAATGCGGAAATTTTTACTCTGTTATTACTAATTTACCGAGTTAGAGAAAAAATCATTAATTTCCCAAAAGTTTGTTTATATTTCATTCTTTCAATTAGCACTATTATTATTGCTTTCATTCCCTGGGTACTAATCATATTTAGCCATCTTCGTAAATCAGAAACCAACTGGTTACCATCTCCTCAACACGTTGAACCGATTTATCAAACTTTACTCAACTGGGTATTAATGATTATTACTCTCCCAGTGGAAAACCAAACTTTAATTATTCAAGTTATTTCTGGTTTTTTAATGGTGACATTTACCCTCTGGATGGGATACAAAGTTTTTAAAAATCTGGTTTCTTTATGGTTTAATCATACAACACATTTTTCTATCTTCACGTTTAGTAGTTTCATCTTTTTTGTCTTATTGCAATTCTTTGTTATTGCCTATTTTTTAGGTAAAGATATTACGATTGTTCCTCGTTATAGTTTTGTTTATTATCCTAGTTTCTGCGCTCTCTTCGCAGTTGGGTTGGAAAAACTAAAAGTTTCCAAATATATATTTTTAAGTGTTGGCATAATTAGTTGTATTTTTGTAGTGAACAATCTCACATTTCAAAAACCATTTTTCCCAGATCAAGTTGCTAGAAATATGAATTTAGAACCTGATATACCGTTAATGTTAGTTATAAAATATGATAATTATCAAGATGTAGCTGGAGGTTTAAGTTTTGCTGTAGCTTTAGAAAATGAAAGAAGTCATAATCAACAAAATCAAGATAGTTTAGCTTTTATAGATAATTCTTTTGATTTATCTAATCTTGATCAGAAACTGGCTAACTTTTCTACCCCCAACAAATCTCAATTTAATTTATGGTTTATTGGTTCAAGTATCAGAAGAGAAAACTTTGCTCCAGAGTTTGCTATAACTGCAAAAACTATGTGCAATATAGACACTAACCACTACCACCGCACTGGCCGCTTTCCCTATCAATTATATCGGTGTAATTATAGGTGA
- a CDS encoding ATP-dependent helicase, whose product MSKDNFTDTEAHLETAETTASSITRLWENINKIRDKLRPGQTQMADWETGPLAVSAVPGAGKSTGMAAAAAIAIARQYILAENTDNKNFRQLVVVTFTRSAAANLKAKIRKELKELSLPQTGFDVYTLHGLAFDIARRYPDLSGLQLENATLITPNQSHRFIRLAVEEWINKHPEMYHRLLEGQQFDGEETEKLRRQSVLRTEILPDLAYTVIHEAKSSGILPSKLYEWSEKTQNNYQILRMSAGLYEEYQKIMYLEDFYDYDDMILAALKVLENKETLRNEKNKIFAVFEDEAQDSSQLQTQLLETLATDDQSILNLVRVGDPNQAINSTFTPADPIYFREFCKSCENDQRLATMNQAGRSSRIIIDAANFALEWINSQGLSQWLAKNKYREKPFLEQKIQLVNVNDPQENANPPAVGKGLELYTPSDIKHTVELISQRVIELFQDNSEACGAVLVRENRQGRWLAEALKPIFQENKIKLYDVGEQERRSHVPQEILSLLQFCDRPHSPDYLKATLNVLVKRRLIPTQDINTLAIVPEEFLYPSPLTKPQSEIVQTAAHLCRSLLRAKLELPTYHIISFLALTLKYDQTELATADKLAERVNIQLIGNNSMDAMLKALSEIVNSERFEPVDPENVEAQYTKKGQLTIITMHKAKGLDWDYVFLPFLHENLIPGRFWLPPQGKFLGDFILPEVARAQIRAALHKNGENIPNVNQAAEDAKYLKMAEEYRLLYVAMTRAKKLLWMSAAKQAPFTWSKPNNVQDADPCPAFIALKKKFLEHRM is encoded by the coding sequence ATGTCAAAAGATAACTTTACAGATACAGAAGCTCATCTAGAAACAGCGGAGACTACAGCATCATCTATAACTAGGTTATGGGAAAACATTAACAAAATTCGGGATAAATTGCGACCTGGACAAACCCAGATGGCCGACTGGGAAACAGGCCCACTTGCTGTATCTGCTGTTCCTGGTGCTGGTAAATCTACGGGGATGGCCGCTGCTGCTGCTATAGCTATAGCACGTCAATATATTCTTGCTGAAAATACAGATAATAAAAATTTTCGTCAGTTAGTTGTTGTTACTTTTACTCGTTCCGCTGCTGCTAATTTAAAAGCTAAAATCCGCAAGGAATTAAAAGAATTATCTTTACCACAAACAGGTTTTGATGTTTATACCTTACATGGTTTAGCTTTTGATATTGCCCGTCGTTATCCTGATTTATCGGGATTACAGTTAGAAAATGCCACATTAATTACTCCTAACCAAAGTCATCGTTTTATTCGTTTAGCAGTGGAAGAATGGATAAATAAACATCCAGAAATGTATCACAGATTGTTAGAAGGTCAACAGTTTGATGGGGAAGAAACAGAAAAATTACGTCGTCAGTCAGTGCTAAGAACGGAAATATTACCAGATTTAGCTTATACGGTAATTCATGAAGCTAAAAGTTCAGGAATATTACCATCGAAATTATATGAATGGAGTGAGAAAACCCAGAATAATTATCAGATTTTACGTATGTCAGCAGGACTGTATGAAGAGTACCAAAAAATTATGTATTTAGAGGATTTTTATGATTATGATGATATGATTTTGGCTGCATTGAAGGTATTAGAAAATAAGGAAACTCTCAGGAATGAGAAAAACAAAATTTTTGCAGTTTTTGAAGATGAAGCTCAGGATTCTAGTCAACTTCAAACACAACTTTTAGAAACATTAGCAACCGATGATCAATCAATACTTAATTTAGTCAGAGTTGGTGATCCAAATCAAGCAATTAACTCTACTTTTACTCCTGCTGATCCGATTTATTTTCGTGAGTTTTGTAAAAGCTGTGAAAATGATCAAAGACTAGCTACTATGAATCAAGCTGGTCGTAGTAGTCGGATTATTATTGATGCGGCTAATTTTGCTTTAGAGTGGATAAATAGTCAAGGGTTAAGTCAATGGTTAGCTAAAAATAAATATAGAGAAAAACCATTTTTAGAACAAAAAATTCAGCTTGTTAATGTTAATGATCCTCAAGAAAATGCAAATCCGCCAGCAGTCGGTAAAGGTTTAGAATTATATACACCAAGTGATATTAAGCATACTGTTGAGTTAATTTCCCAGCGAGTTATTGAGTTATTTCAGGATAATTCAGAAGCTTGTGGTGCTGTGTTAGTAAGGGAAAATCGCCAAGGTAGATGGTTAGCTGAAGCTTTAAAACCGATATTTCAAGAAAATAAGATTAAACTCTATGATGTGGGAGAACAAGAAAGACGTTCTCATGTTCCTCAAGAGATTTTATCATTATTGCAATTTTGCGATCGCCCCCATTCACCTGATTACTTAAAAGCAACTTTAAATGTATTAGTTAAACGGAGGTTAATTCCCACTCAAGATATTAACACTTTAGCCATTGTACCAGAAGAATTTTTATATCCTAGTCCTTTAACCAAACCCCAATCAGAAATAGTACAAACCGCTGCCCATTTATGTCGTAGTTTGTTACGTGCTAAGTTAGAATTACCCACTTATCATATAATTTCTTTTTTAGCTTTAACTTTAAAATATGACCAAACAGAATTAGCGACAGCGGATAAATTAGCTGAGAGGGTAAATATACAACTGATTGGCAATAATTCCATGGATGCAATGTTAAAAGCTTTAAGTGAAATTGTTAATTCTGAAAGGTTTGAACCAGTTGATCCAGAAAATGTAGAAGCACAATATACTAAAAAAGGTCAATTAACAATTATCACCATGCACAAAGCTAAAGGCTTAGATTGGGATTATGTATTTTTGCCTTTTTTGCATGAAAATTTAATTCCTGGGAGATTTTGGCTTCCTCCTCAAGGTAAATTTTTAGGCGATTTTATTTTACCAGAAGTTGCCCGCGCTCAAATTCGGGCTGCACTCCATAAAAACGGAGAAAATATACCCAATGTTAACCAAGCTGCGGAGGATGCAAAATATTTAAAAATGGCAGAAGAATATCGTTTACTTTATGTTGCCATGACCAGGGCAAAAAAGTTATTATGGATGTCTGCGGCTAAACAAGCACCTTTTACTTGGAGTAAACCGAATAATGTCCAAGATGCTGACCCTTGTCCTGCTTTTATAGCTTTAAAAAAGAAGTTTTTAGAACATAGGATGTAA